In the Limanda limanda chromosome 1, fLimLim1.1, whole genome shotgun sequence genome, one interval contains:
- the LOC133017080 gene encoding 4-galactosyl-N-acetylglucosaminide 3-alpha-L-fucosyltransferase 9-like, with product MSLSSCQTTRQRQIISGCFLLVCFLVIFFTYYKPEIEFLDFRDYLKRGNHSCECPVEAQTQDSNQNHSLEQHVEASTDGPQQIQDVEVDAQPDTLLLIWTWPFGSKFDLTCDMFKYKGCRLTDDKSLYQEAHGVFIHHRDIHGNLGNLPREPRPWFQKWVWMNMESPTHCAKLPGLDNLFNLTSCYRSDSHIPVPYGHLVPQTSEVESFQLPTKDKLVCWIVRNWHEGHKRVQYYNELKEHIKIVTYWGAFGKNLDQQNYINILSSCKFYLSFENSQHKDYITEKLFSPMRLGTVPVVLGPIRENYEDHVPGDSFIHVDDFSTPKELAERLLHLGQDTTEYMRFFDWKKRYKVVDTQFGRDHACKACRYLQENRGYQASHSLTKWFWDQ from the coding sequence ATGTCCCTCTCAAGCTGCCAGACGACTCGTCAGCGGCAAATTATCTCCGGCTGCTTCCTGTTGGTGTGTTTCCtggtcattttttttacatactaCAAGCCAGAAATCGAGTTCCTGGATTTTCGTGATTATCTGAAGAGAGGCAATCATTCTTGTGAGTGCCCTGTGGAGGCACAGACCCAGGACTCAAACCAGAACCATTCCTTGGAGCAGCACGTGGAAGCATCTACCGATGGACCCCAGCAGATCCAGGACGTGGAGGTGGACGCTCAGCCTGATACTCTTCTCTTGATTTGGACGTGGCCATTTGGCTCCAAATTCGATCTCACCTGCGATATGTTCAAATATAAAGGATGCCGCTTGACCGATGACAAGTCTCTTTACCAGGAAGCCCACGGGGTTTTCATCCACCACAGGGACATTCATGGAAATCTGGGAAACTTGCCGAGAGAGCCACGTCCCTGGTTTCAGAAATGGGTTTGGATGAACATGGAGTCACCTACACATTGTGCAAAATTACCAGGACTTGATAACTTGTTCAACTTGACATCCTGTTATCGCTCAGATTCACATATCCCAGTGCCTTATGGGCATTTGGTGCCACAAACATCTGAGGTTGAGAGTTTCCAGCTGCCAACCAAGGACAAGTTGGTCTGTTGGATCGTGAGGAACTGGCATGAGGGGCACAAAAGAGTTCAGTACTACAACGAGCTGAAAGAACACATCAAGATAGTAACTTATTGGGGGGCTTTTGGCAAAAATTTAGATCAACAAAACTATATCAACATATTATCTAGTTGTAAATTCTACCTCTCCTTTGAAAACTCTCAGCACAAAGATTATATCACAGAGAAGTTATTTAGTCCCATGAGACTGGGAACTGTACCCGTAGTTCTGGGCCCTATAAGAGAAAACTACGAGGACCATGTCCCAGGAGACTCTTTCATTCATGTCGATGATTTTTCCACTCCAAAGGAGCTGGCAGAGAGGCTTCTTCACCTAGGCCAGGATACGACGGAATACATGAGATTCTTTGACTGGAAAAAGAGGTACAAAGTGGTAGATACACAGTTCGGCAGAGACCATGCCTGCAAAGCTTGTCGTTACTTACAAGAAAACAGAGGATACCAGGCTAGTcattctcttacaaagtggttCTGGGATCAATAG